One Paroedura picta isolate Pp20150507F chromosome 3, Ppicta_v3.0, whole genome shotgun sequence genomic window carries:
- the LOC143834223 gene encoding uncharacterized protein LOC143834223 isoform X1 produces MEAQQESDEEAGLSADVQQVREQEDVPLDLTVASLGGSKGVISQQLENKEACGSQQERETVIKLNPMRKDTFLVDQVLHATNSHGREDGISRPERETVIKLNLLRKDALLVDQILYQATSCGREEGRSQLEQDTVINLDPMRKDAPLVDQQVLHQATSCGREEGGSRLEEGTIINIDPVRNDALLVDQGLHQATSCGREEGGSRLEQDTVTNHDPTRKDAPLVDQGLSETTRGEKRNRERGGRHKQSSDLPKHQRIQKKKKTYICSHCGKGLASSSNLARHKLSHTREKPHRCSECGETFGTKSNLSQHQKSHRGKEPNKCSECGRCFSSRGRLSDHKNSHTGQKPHQCLECGRRFAFRKNCLAHIKSHSETNPYKCSLCGKTFINSSKLSAHERIHTGEKPYECSQCQKRFTTFYSCRVHQRIHTGEKPYKCFLCGKSFAFRSGMVRHKNSHSAGKLSEPGQSSSGEKLHQCPECGKNFGTKEFLDEHRRVHTGERPYQCSECGKTFKFRSGLNQHGRTHTGEKPYMCVDCGKSFTRVSSLSAHKKSHTEEKPHQCTECVKSFRAKWNLDQHRRIHTGEKPYQCSECGKTFRFQAGVFQHRRRHTGEKPYKCSDCGKFFSSHSNLLRHQRSHTGEYPYKCLVCGKSFPHRSKLVRHETSHTEEKPYKCLECGKAFSGNSSLSRHKKSHTGEKPHRCVTCGKSFMSEWYLVQHRRLHTGEKPYKCLQCGKSYSLQSSFIKHGKSHTGEKPYQCSKCGENFSQKSQLIAHKGVHTRERPHTCFRCEKSFLRVSELLLHKKSHTQKKSYYCSQCRKTFRWYYRYLEHRKCHRAKNPYRCSKCGKKFFWEGNLKLHMKKTCKS; encoded by the exons ATGGAAGCTCAGCAAGAGAGTGATGAAGAAGCTGGATTATCGG CAGATGTTCAACAGGTGAGGGAGCAGGAGGATGTTCCACTGGATCTCACTGTGGCATCATTGGGTGGATCAAAAGGGGTGATTTCCCAACAACTCGAGAATAAGGAAGCCTGTGGAAGCCAACAAGAACGAGAAACTGTTATAAAGCTCAACCCAATGAGAAAAGACACTTTCCTAGTTGACCAAGTCTTACATGCAACAAACTCCCATGGGAGAGAAGATGGCATTAGTCGACCAGAACGGGAAACTGTTATAAAGCTTAATCTTTTAAGAAAAGATGCTCTCTTGGTTGACCAAATCTTATATCAAGCAACCTCCTGTGGGAGAGAAGAGGGCCGTAGTCAGCTGGAGCAAGACACTGTTATAAACCTCGATCCTATGAGAAAAGATGCTCCTTTAGTTGACCAACAAGTCTTACATCAAGCAACCTCTTGTGGGAGAGAAGAGGGTGGTAGTCGGCTGGAGGAGGGCACTATTATAAACATTGATCCTGTGAGAAATGATGCTCTTTTAGTTGACCAAGGCTTACATCAAGCAACCTCCTGTGGGAGAGAAGAGGGCGGTAGTCGGCTGGAGCAAGACACTGTTACAAACCACGATCCGACGAGAAAAGATGCTCCTTTAGTTGACCAAGGCTTAAGTGAAACAACAAGGGGAGAAAAGAGGAACAGAGAACGTGGAGGAAGGCACAAGCAGAGTTCTGACCTCCCCAAACATCAGCGAatccagaaaaagaagaaaacttaCATCTGCTCTCACTGTGGCAAAGGCTTAGCTAGCAGTTCAAACCTTGCAAGGCATAAACTGAGCCACACAAGAGAGAAGCCACACAGGTGTTCAGAATGTGGGGAAACCTTTGGCACTAAGTCCAACCTTTCACAGCACCAAAAGTCCCACAGAGGGAAGGAGCCAAataaatgctcagaatgtgggaggTGTTTTAGTTCCAGGGGCAGACTTTCAGACCACAAGAACAGCCACACGGGACAAAAGCCACATCAGTGCTTAGAATGTGGGAGAAGGTTTGCTTTTAGAAAAAACTGCCTCGCTCATATCAAATCCCATTCAGAAACGAATCCTTACAAATGCTCATTATGTGGGAAAACTTTCATTAATAGTTCAAAACTTTCAGCACACGAAcggatccacacaggagagaagccctatgaatgctcacaGTGTCAGAAAAGGTTTACAACATTCTATTCCTGTAGGGTGcaccaaagaattcacacaggagagaagccatataaatgcttccTGTGCGGGAAAAGCTTTGCTTTTCGATCAGGAATGGTTCGGCACAAAAACTCACATTCTGCAGGGAAGCTGAGTGAACCTGGGCAGTCCAGCTCAGGAGAAAAGCTACATCAATGCCCAGAGTGTGGGAAAAACTTTGGGACCAAAGAGTTTCTTGATGAGCATAGAAGAGTTCATACAGGAGAGAGGCCTTATCagtgctcagaatgtgggaaAACCTTTAAGTTCAGATCTGGTCTTAATCAACATGGAAGAACACATactggagagaaaccatataTGTGTGTAGACTGTGGCAAAAGTTTTACTAGGGTATCAAGCCTTTCAGCACACAAAAAGtcccacacagaggagaagccaCACCAATGCACAGAGTGCGTGAAAAGCTTTCGGGCCAAATGGAATCTTGACCAGCAtagaagaattcacacaggagagaagccttatcaatgctcagagtgtgggaaaaccTTTAGGTTTCAAGCTGGTGTTTTTCAACACAGAAGACGGCATactggagagaaaccatataaatgctcagactgtgggaaGTTTTTTAGTTCTCATTCAAATCTTTTAAGACACCAAAGATCCCACACAGGAGAGTACCCCTATAAGTGCTTGGTCTGTGGGAAGAGCTTCCCTCATAGATCGAAGCTTGTTCGACATGAAACATCCCATACTgaagagaaaccatataaatgcttagaATGTGGGAAAGCCTTTAGTGGAAATTCAAGCCTTTCACGGCACAAAAAAtcgcacacaggggagaagccacacCGCTGTGTAacgtgtgggaaaagcttcatgTCTGAATGGTATCTTGTTCAGCACAGAAGactccacacaggagagaagccttaTAAATGCTTGCAGTGTGGGAAAAGCTACAGTTTACAATCAAGTTTTATTAAACATGGAAAAtctcatacaggggagaaaccatatcaatGCTCCAAGTGCGGGGAAAACTTCAGTCAGAAATCACAACTCATTGCCCATAAGGGAGTGCACACTCGAGAGCGACCACATACGTGCTTTCGGTGTGAGAAATCCTTCCTTCGAGTGAGTGAACTTCTGCTCCACAAGAAATCCCACACACAAAAGAAATCCTATTATTGCTCGCAGTGCCGAAAAACCTTTCGTTGGTACTACCGGTATCTTGAACACAGAAAATGCCACAGGGCTAAGAATCCATACAGGTGCTCAAAGTGTGGGAAGAAGTTTTTCTGGGAAGGCAACCTGAAATTGCATATGAAAAAGACATGCAAGAGCTAG
- the LOC143834223 gene encoding uncharacterized protein LOC143834223 isoform X2, whose amino-acid sequence MEAQQESDEEAGLSDVQQVREQEDVPLDLTVASLGGSKGVISQQLENKEACGSQQERETVIKLNPMRKDTFLVDQVLHATNSHGREDGISRPERETVIKLNLLRKDALLVDQILYQATSCGREEGRSQLEQDTVINLDPMRKDAPLVDQQVLHQATSCGREEGGSRLEEGTIINIDPVRNDALLVDQGLHQATSCGREEGGSRLEQDTVTNHDPTRKDAPLVDQGLSETTRGEKRNRERGGRHKQSSDLPKHQRIQKKKKTYICSHCGKGLASSSNLARHKLSHTREKPHRCSECGETFGTKSNLSQHQKSHRGKEPNKCSECGRCFSSRGRLSDHKNSHTGQKPHQCLECGRRFAFRKNCLAHIKSHSETNPYKCSLCGKTFINSSKLSAHERIHTGEKPYECSQCQKRFTTFYSCRVHQRIHTGEKPYKCFLCGKSFAFRSGMVRHKNSHSAGKLSEPGQSSSGEKLHQCPECGKNFGTKEFLDEHRRVHTGERPYQCSECGKTFKFRSGLNQHGRTHTGEKPYMCVDCGKSFTRVSSLSAHKKSHTEEKPHQCTECVKSFRAKWNLDQHRRIHTGEKPYQCSECGKTFRFQAGVFQHRRRHTGEKPYKCSDCGKFFSSHSNLLRHQRSHTGEYPYKCLVCGKSFPHRSKLVRHETSHTEEKPYKCLECGKAFSGNSSLSRHKKSHTGEKPHRCVTCGKSFMSEWYLVQHRRLHTGEKPYKCLQCGKSYSLQSSFIKHGKSHTGEKPYQCSKCGENFSQKSQLIAHKGVHTRERPHTCFRCEKSFLRVSELLLHKKSHTQKKSYYCSQCRKTFRWYYRYLEHRKCHRAKNPYRCSKCGKKFFWEGNLKLHMKKTCKS is encoded by the exons ATGGAAGCTCAGCAAGAGAGTGATGAAGAAGCTGGATTATCGG ATGTTCAACAGGTGAGGGAGCAGGAGGATGTTCCACTGGATCTCACTGTGGCATCATTGGGTGGATCAAAAGGGGTGATTTCCCAACAACTCGAGAATAAGGAAGCCTGTGGAAGCCAACAAGAACGAGAAACTGTTATAAAGCTCAACCCAATGAGAAAAGACACTTTCCTAGTTGACCAAGTCTTACATGCAACAAACTCCCATGGGAGAGAAGATGGCATTAGTCGACCAGAACGGGAAACTGTTATAAAGCTTAATCTTTTAAGAAAAGATGCTCTCTTGGTTGACCAAATCTTATATCAAGCAACCTCCTGTGGGAGAGAAGAGGGCCGTAGTCAGCTGGAGCAAGACACTGTTATAAACCTCGATCCTATGAGAAAAGATGCTCCTTTAGTTGACCAACAAGTCTTACATCAAGCAACCTCTTGTGGGAGAGAAGAGGGTGGTAGTCGGCTGGAGGAGGGCACTATTATAAACATTGATCCTGTGAGAAATGATGCTCTTTTAGTTGACCAAGGCTTACATCAAGCAACCTCCTGTGGGAGAGAAGAGGGCGGTAGTCGGCTGGAGCAAGACACTGTTACAAACCACGATCCGACGAGAAAAGATGCTCCTTTAGTTGACCAAGGCTTAAGTGAAACAACAAGGGGAGAAAAGAGGAACAGAGAACGTGGAGGAAGGCACAAGCAGAGTTCTGACCTCCCCAAACATCAGCGAatccagaaaaagaagaaaacttaCATCTGCTCTCACTGTGGCAAAGGCTTAGCTAGCAGTTCAAACCTTGCAAGGCATAAACTGAGCCACACAAGAGAGAAGCCACACAGGTGTTCAGAATGTGGGGAAACCTTTGGCACTAAGTCCAACCTTTCACAGCACCAAAAGTCCCACAGAGGGAAGGAGCCAAataaatgctcagaatgtgggaggTGTTTTAGTTCCAGGGGCAGACTTTCAGACCACAAGAACAGCCACACGGGACAAAAGCCACATCAGTGCTTAGAATGTGGGAGAAGGTTTGCTTTTAGAAAAAACTGCCTCGCTCATATCAAATCCCATTCAGAAACGAATCCTTACAAATGCTCATTATGTGGGAAAACTTTCATTAATAGTTCAAAACTTTCAGCACACGAAcggatccacacaggagagaagccctatgaatgctcacaGTGTCAGAAAAGGTTTACAACATTCTATTCCTGTAGGGTGcaccaaagaattcacacaggagagaagccatataaatgcttccTGTGCGGGAAAAGCTTTGCTTTTCGATCAGGAATGGTTCGGCACAAAAACTCACATTCTGCAGGGAAGCTGAGTGAACCTGGGCAGTCCAGCTCAGGAGAAAAGCTACATCAATGCCCAGAGTGTGGGAAAAACTTTGGGACCAAAGAGTTTCTTGATGAGCATAGAAGAGTTCATACAGGAGAGAGGCCTTATCagtgctcagaatgtgggaaAACCTTTAAGTTCAGATCTGGTCTTAATCAACATGGAAGAACACATactggagagaaaccatataTGTGTGTAGACTGTGGCAAAAGTTTTACTAGGGTATCAAGCCTTTCAGCACACAAAAAGtcccacacagaggagaagccaCACCAATGCACAGAGTGCGTGAAAAGCTTTCGGGCCAAATGGAATCTTGACCAGCAtagaagaattcacacaggagagaagccttatcaatgctcagagtgtgggaaaaccTTTAGGTTTCAAGCTGGTGTTTTTCAACACAGAAGACGGCATactggagagaaaccatataaatgctcagactgtgggaaGTTTTTTAGTTCTCATTCAAATCTTTTAAGACACCAAAGATCCCACACAGGAGAGTACCCCTATAAGTGCTTGGTCTGTGGGAAGAGCTTCCCTCATAGATCGAAGCTTGTTCGACATGAAACATCCCATACTgaagagaaaccatataaatgcttagaATGTGGGAAAGCCTTTAGTGGAAATTCAAGCCTTTCACGGCACAAAAAAtcgcacacaggggagaagccacacCGCTGTGTAacgtgtgggaaaagcttcatgTCTGAATGGTATCTTGTTCAGCACAGAAGactccacacaggagagaagccttaTAAATGCTTGCAGTGTGGGAAAAGCTACAGTTTACAATCAAGTTTTATTAAACATGGAAAAtctcatacaggggagaaaccatatcaatGCTCCAAGTGCGGGGAAAACTTCAGTCAGAAATCACAACTCATTGCCCATAAGGGAGTGCACACTCGAGAGCGACCACATACGTGCTTTCGGTGTGAGAAATCCTTCCTTCGAGTGAGTGAACTTCTGCTCCACAAGAAATCCCACACACAAAAGAAATCCTATTATTGCTCGCAGTGCCGAAAAACCTTTCGTTGGTACTACCGGTATCTTGAACACAGAAAATGCCACAGGGCTAAGAATCCATACAGGTGCTCAAAGTGTGGGAAGAAGTTTTTCTGGGAAGGCAACCTGAAATTGCATATGAAAAAGACATGCAAGAGCTAG